Proteins found in one Poecilia reticulata strain Guanapo linkage group LG6, Guppy_female_1.0+MT, whole genome shotgun sequence genomic segment:
- the miox gene encoding inositol oxygenase has protein sequence MRVVNIGPDPSLAYRPNLENSKEKEEYRNFVDGSLFNRVFKTYSVMHTNQTVDFVQQKHAQWTHCNHSQMRMMDAIMSLDQLVDESDPDVDFPNSFHAFQTAEGIRKEHPDEDWFQLVGLIHDVGKILALWDEPQWAVVGDTFPVGCKFQDSIVFRDSTFQDNPDQKNTKYKTEYGIYEPNCGLDKVLMSWGHDEYLYRVIKFNNCSIPEEGLYMIRFHSFYPWHSHGDYTHLCNDKDLQMLPWVKEFNKFDLYTKTTDLPNVDELRPYYQSLIDKYCPGVLQW, from the exons ATGAGGGTGGTCAacatt GGACCGGATCCGTCTCTGGCATATCGGCCAAACTTAGAAAACTCCAAGGAGAAAGAAGAATACAGAAACTTTGTG GATGGGAGTCTCTTTAACAGAGTCTTTAAAACATACAGTGTGATGCACACCAACCAGACGGTGGACTTCGTCCAGCAAAAG CACGCTCAATGGACCCACTGCAACCACTCTCAGATGAGAATGATGGACGCCATCATGTCTCTGGACCAGCTGGTGGACGAGTCTGATCCAGACGTCGACTTTCCCAACTCCTTCCACGCCTTCCAGACTGCCGAGGGCATCCGCAAAGAACATCCAGATGAAG ACTGGTTCCAGCTAGTGGGGCTGATCCATGATGTCGGGAAAATCTTGGCCCTGTGGGATGAGCCGCAG tggGCTGTAGTAGGAGACACATTCCCTGTGGGCTGCAAGTTTCAAGACTCCATAGTGTTCAGAGACAGCACCTTCCAGGACAACCCAgaccagaaaaacacaaaatacaa gACTGAATACGGGATCTATGAACCCAACTGTGGCCTTGACAAAGTGCTGATGTCCTGGGGCCATGACG AGTATCTCTACAGAGTCATAAAGTTCAACAACTGCTCCATCCCAGAGGAG GGGCTGTACATGATTCGATTCCATTCCTTTTACCCCTGGCACTCTCACGGAGATTACACCCACCTGTGCAACGACAAAGACCTGCAGATGCTGCCCTGGGTCAAAGAGTTCAA CAAATTCGATCTGTATACAAAAACCACAGATTTGCCCAACGTAGATGAGCTGAGGCCTTACTACCAGTCTCTGATCGACAAATACTGTCCCGGAGTGCTGCAGTGgtga
- the lmf2a gene encoding lipase maturation factor 2a, translating into MGETILPRRLFLWCMALIYMVAFVSLYVQIPGLYGNDGLLPARWQLRYTGKPLLEQLLTSPTLLWLGPHLGLDTQTAMELLCLTGAALSLAATLLESLRDSLVFFCLWALYLSMYHVGQVFLYFQWDNLLLETGFLCILVAPLTLIRGSRAVREHDPVTFWLIRWLLFRLMFASGVVKLTSRCPTWWGLTALTYHYETQCIPTPLAWFAHQLPVWWQKLSVVGTFVIEIPVPFLFFSPLRRLRLAAFYMQLLLQVLIILSGNYNFFNLLTVALCLSLLDDRHVNFWLRKADXSGDENNDSKLLLWLSRLVELLVFALTIFGTIICFDLQVDSAKNVVSSRTAFTYHQFNQFLKTVTIPCIWIGVLSLTWELVASMFRCACISGFLKRFWGMIQWTVFAAAAASMFAVSLVPFSYVEYDSHSRLWPGVRQAHGLVDRYQLVNSYGLFRRMTGVGGRPEVVIEGSSDGNTWMEIEFMYKPGNVSASPPVVTPHQPRLDWQMWFAALGPQTQSPWFTSLMYRLLQGKREVIELIQTDVSKYPFHEEPPTYLRAHRYRYWFTEPKADGSFPERWWRRVYDEEFYPRVHLGNTFLEGMLTQFGLKDKSASRRVSNTAAAQAVRWVRAQVRGVPAHTLIWTLIACSATFCLLQGLRSKNRPAEQTAVTDKAAEKVDDPNEGGDESLSDHSEEKQAEEDESEKNTEGEEENEQKAVSENDDEEGKSW; encoded by the exons ATGGGGGAAACTATCCTACCTCGGCGCCTGTTCCTCTGGTGCATGGCGCTCATCTACATGGTAGCTTTTGTTTCCCTCTACGTTCAGATACCAG GTCTGTATGGGAATGATGGGCTGCTCCCTGCCCGCTGGCAGCTGAGGTACACTGGGAAGCCTCTGCTGGAACAGCTGCTGACCTCTCCCACCCTGCTGTGGCTGGGACCCCACCTGGGCCTGGACACCCAGACGGCCATGGAGCTGCTGTGCCTCACCGGAGCCGCTCTGAGCCTGGCAGCCACGCTGCTGGAGTCTCTGAGGGACAGCCTGGTCTTCTTCTGCCTCTGGGCCTTGTACTTGTCTATGTACCAT GTAGGCCAGGTGTTCCTTTACTTCCAGTG GGACAACTTGCTGCTTGAGACCGGGTTCCTCTGTATCCTCGTGGCTCCCCTGACATTAATCAGGGGATCTCGAGCGGTCAGAGAGCACGATCCTGTGACCTTCTGGCTGATTCGCTGGCTSCTCTTCAGGCTGATGTTTGCCTCTGGAGTGGTGAAGCTCACCTCACGTTGCCCCACGTGGTGGGGCCTCACAG CTCTGACATATCATTATGAAACCCAGTGCATCCCTACTCCACTGGCCTGGTTTGCCCACCAGTTGCCGGTCTGGTGGCAGAAGCTCAGCGTAGTGGGAACATTCGTAATAGAAATCCCTGTACCGTTTCTCTTCTTCAGTCCTTTGCGACGGCTGCGACTTGCCGCCTTTTATATGCAG TTGCTTCTTCAGGTGCTCATCATTTTGTCCGGTAATTACAACTTTTTCAATCTGCTGACGGTGGCCCTCTGTCTGTCCCTTCTGGATGACCGCCACGTCAACTTCTGGCTCCGCAAAGCAGACAMGTCTGGAGACGAGAACAACG ACTCTAAGCTGTTGCTGTGGCTTTCTCGCTTGGTGGAACTGCTAGTTTTTGCTCTCACGATTTTCGGAACAATTATCTGCTTTGACCTGCAGGTGGATTCAGCCAAGAACGTCGTCTCATCGCGCACAG CATTCACATAccaccagtttaaccagtttcTGAAGACCGTCACCATCCCCTGCATCTGGATCGGTGTCCTCTCGCTCACCTGGGAGTTGGTCGCATCCATGTTCCG GTGTGCGTGCATCTCTGGCTTCCTGAAGCGCTTTTGGGGGATGATCCAGTGGACGGTGTTtgccgctgctgctgcgtcGATGTTTGCAGTCAGTCTG gtgCCTTTTAGCTACGTAGAGTATGACTCTCACTCCAGGTTGTGGCCGGGGGTGCGTCAGGCGCACGGACTGGTGGATCGCTACCAGCTAGTCAACTCCTACGGCTTGTTCAGAAGGATGACTGGAGTGGGTGGGAGGCCAGAGGTGGTCATTGAAGGGAGCAGCGATGGGAACACATGGATG GAAATTGAGTTCATGTACAAGCCGGGGAACGTCAGTGCGTCTCCCCCTGTGGTGACGCCACATCAGCCTCGCTTGGACTGGCAGATGTGGTTTGCAGCTTTGGGGCCTCAAACCCAGAGTCCGTGGTTCACTAGTCTGATGTACCGACTCCTGCAAGGCAAAAGAGAAG TGATTGAACTGATCCAGACGGATGTATCCAAGTATCCATTTCACGAGGAGCCGCCTACCTACCTGCGAGCTCACCGCTACAGATACTGGTTTACTGAACCAAAGGCCGATGG ATCTTTTCCAGAGCGCTGGTGGAGGAGGGTCTATGATGAGGAGTTCTATCCCAGAGTGCACTTGGGCAACACCTTCTTGGAGGGCATGCTCACCCAGTTTGGACTAAAG gACAAATCGGCTTCACGTCGGGTTTCCAACACCGCTGCTGCCCAAGCGGTGAGGTGGGTGCGCGCTCAGGTCAGAGGCGTTCCCGCCCACACACTCATCTGGACTCTCATTGCCTGTAGCGCCACCTTCTGTCTGCTCCAGGGTTTGCGCAGCAAGAACAGGCCTGCCGAGCAGACTGCAGTCACCGATAAGGCGGCTGAGAAGGTGGACGATCCCAACGAGGGTGGAGATGAAAGCTTGTCAGAtcattcagaggaaaaacaggcAGAGGAGGATGAGAGTGAAAAGAACACTGAAGGTGAagaggaaaatgaacaaaaggcAGTCAGTGAGAATGATGATGAGGAAGGGAAGAGTTGGTGA